The following is a genomic window from Acetobacteroides hydrogenigenes.
GGCAACCTCCCAACTTATGTAAAAGTCCTTCATGCCAAAAACAAACATATGGGGAATAGTTGTTGACGCAACAAACTCATTCATATCCTCGCGTATCTTCATCCCATTAAGGCTTGCTATAACACCAGCCTTTTCGTTTACGCTGTACATCTCTACACATTCATCTATAAAATCGGCAAAACGCTTACGATTGTCGCGCGCAAAACCGTTAGGAGCCGTTGTACGTGCTATGAGTTCGAGCTTATCTTCCTTCAACAGCTCTATCTCCTTATCCCGCAGCGCCCGCTTTTCTTCAGAATCTGGATTAGGCGTTGAATGAAAGAGCACAAAACCATTAAGCAATTCGGGATACTTCTTTGCAAAAGCAAGGGTAACATATCCCCCCATCGAATGGCCCACCAAAATACACTTATTTACATTTGCCAGCGCAAGAACATGCCGAACCGCATCGGCCATAAACTCCATGGTGTGAACATCTCCATGTTCTCCCGACAGCCCATGACCCGGAAGGTCTAAGCGAATAACCCTATTAGTCCGCTTAAGGTTTGAAGCAAAATCGTCCCACACAAGCGACGACTCGAGATAGCCATGTAGCAGCATAACCGGAATCCCTCGTCCCTCATCAATGTAAAACAAAGGAGTATCACCAAACATCACGAACTTTTCCATAAGCTAATTTTTTGTGCAAATATACGCCATTCGAAAGTATGGACCACAACTTACAGTTAACTGTGCTATTCTAGAATCGATTTAAATTAAGGTTTTTTGCCATGGGGAACTGTTTTTTGAGGCTATTTCTTTTGTTAATTGATAAACAACGGGGTACTTTTGCGTAGCTCTATTTGGCGGGATACAACCAACGTAACTTGCTATAAATGTGCAAAACTGAACGATTTTTTAAAACAAATAATTCCGACATGAGTAACATTTTTAGTTCTTCTATTGGGAAAAAACTGGTAATGAGTCTTTCCGGTTTATTCCTAATCGTGTTTCTATTGGTGCACCTCGGAGTAAACTCTCTTCTAATGTTCGACAACACGGGAAGACTGTTCAACTTAGGCGCTCACTTTATGGCTACAAACCCTCTAATCAAGGTGTTTGAACCTGTATTGGCTATTGGATTCCTGCTTCACATCGTATGGGCTTTCACCATCACCCTACGCAACATGCAAGCTCGCCCAGTAAGATATGCCGTAAACAACCAATCAGGTAATGCAACCTTTGCTTCTCGTAACATGTTCGTACTTGGTGTTATCGTGCTTGGGTTCTTGGCTATCCACCTTGCCAACTTCTTCGTAAAGATCAAGTTTACCGGATCGCCACTTTTGGCCGAGGTTGACGTTGATGGAGTTATGATGGAAAATGCCTACGGTCTAGTTGTTGAGCTATTCCGCAACCCAATTTACTCTGTTGTTTACGTTGTATGGATAATTGCCCTATGGTTCCACCTAACCCACGGTTTTTGGAGCGCATTCCAAACTGTTGGACTTAACAACCAAATCTGGATTAAACGTTGGAAGGCAGTTGCCTATGCATACGCAACTATCGTTGCTGTAGGTTTTGCTATCATCCCACTATTCTTCCTTTTAGGTCTTGATGCTTAATTCGATCGAGCAATCGTTCTAAATTGAAAAGAAAAAAAGATTACGATATGAAACAGTTTGATTCTAAGATTCCAGCTGGCCCATTGGCGGACAAGTGGAAAAATCATAAGGCTGCCATTAAAGTGGTTAGTCCCGCAAACAAAAGAAAGTTAGACATTATTGTTGTTGGTACCGGTTTAGGTGGTGCTTCTGCAGCTGCCTCTCTTGCCGACCTTGGATATAATGTAAAGGTATTCTGCATCTCTGATAGCCCACGTCGTGCGCACTCTATCGCGGCTCAAGGGGGTATCAACGCTGCTAAGAACTACCAAAACGATAACGACTCGGTTTACCGTTTGTTCTACGATACGATTAAGGGTGGTGACTACCGTGCTCGCGAGGCCAACGTTTACCGTTTGGCTGAAGTAAGCGGCGCTATCATCGACCAATGCGTTGCTCAAGGTGTTCCATTTGCTCGCGATTACGGCGGACTACTTGACAACCGCTCTTTTGGTGGTGCTCAGGTTTCTCGTACCTTCTACGCTAAGGGACAAACCGGACAGCAACTTCTACTAGGTGCTTACGCTGCCCTTAACAAGGGTATTGCTCGTGGCAATATCAAGTCGTACGTTCGCCACGAAATGCTCGATGTAGTTATCATTGATGGCAAGGCTCGTGGTATCATTACCCGCAATCTTGTAACCGGCGAAATCGAGCGTCACGGAGCACACGCTGTTGTTCTTGCAACTGGTGGCTACGGAAACGTATTCTTCCTTTCGACCAACGCTATGAACTCTAACGGTTCGGCTGCTTGGCAAGCTTACAAAAAGGGCGCAATGTTTGCTAACCCTTGCTTCACCCAAATTCACCCAACCTGTATTCCAGTACACGGTGACCAACAGTCGAAGTTAACCCTTATGTCGGAGTCGCTTCGTAACGATGGCCGTATCTGGGTTCCAAAGAAGAAGGAAGATGTAGAGAAGATTCGCAAGAAGCAAATCAAGGCTTCTTCTATCGCAGAAGAGGATCGCGACTACTACCTAGAACGTCGTTACCCTGCATTCGGTAACCTTGTACCACGTGACGTTGCTTCGCGTGCTGCTAAGGAGCGTTGCGATGCTGGTTTCGGTGTTAACGAAACAGGTTTGGCCGTATTCCTAGATTTCTCTACCGCTATCAACCGTCTTGGACAAAAGACCATCGAAGCTCGCTACGGTAACCTATTCCAAATGTACGAGAAGATTACCGACGTAAATCCTTACGAAGAGCCTATGATGATCTACCCAGCGGTTCACTACACCATGGGTGGTCTTTGGTGCGACTACAACCTGATGACCAACATCCCAGGATTGTACGCTATCGGTGAGGCAAACTTCTCAGATCACGGAGCAAACCGTCTTGGTGCATCTGCGCTTATGCAAGGTCTTGCTGACGGATACTTCATCCTTCCATACACCATTGGCGATTACCTATCGCACGAGATTACCTCTCCTAAGGTAAACACCAACACCTCAGAGTTCGAAGAAGCAGAGAAAGCTGTTAAGGCTAGAATCGAAAAGCTATTCAGCATTAAGGGTAAGAAGACTGTTGACGAGCTACACAAGGAGCTAGGCCACATCATGTGGGATCTAGTGGGTATGGCTCGTAACGAAAAGGGTCTTGAGCAAGCGGTTGAGCGTATTAAAGCGCTTCGCGAAGAGTTCTGGAAGAACGTTTACGTTCCAGGAACCAACAACTCTTTCAACCCAGAAATCGAAAAAGCTCTACGCCTTGCCGACTTCCTTGAAATGGGCGAGGTTATGGCTTACGATGCTTACAACCGTAACGAATCGTGTGGTGGTCACTTCCGCGAAGAGTTCCAAACCGAAGAGGGAGAAGCTAAGCGTAACGACGAAGAGTACACCTACGTTGCTTGCTGGGAGTACACCGGCGAAGGCCAAAAGCCAGAGCTTAACAAAGAGCCACTAAACTTCGAATTCATTAAGGTGGCACAACGTAACTATAAAGAGTAATCGGAGGAGAACAATCATGGAAAACAAGCTAAATCTCACGCTTAAGGTATGGCGCCAAGCCGATGCTAAAAGCAAAGGAAGATTTGAAACATATAAGGTGAACGACATTTCGACCGAAAGCTCGTTCCTAGAAATGTTGGACATCGTTAACAACAACCTTATTCACGAAGGAAAAGAGCCTATCGCATTCGATCACGACTGCCGCGAGGGTATTTGCGGTATGTGCTCGCTATATATCGATGGCCGCGCTCACGGACCAGACGATGACATCACCACTTGCCAGCTTCACATGCGTAAGTTCAAGAATGGCGATACCATTACCATTGAGCCTTGGCGTTCGGCTGCCTTCCCTGTAATTAAGGACCTTGTTGTAGACCGTCAAGCTTTCGATAAGATTCTTCAAGCAGGTGGTTTCGTTACCGTAAATACCGGTGGTATTCCTGATGGTAACGCAATTCCAATTAGCAAGGAGAAAGCAGACGAAAGCATGGATGCAGCTAGCTGTATTGGTTGCGGTGCTTGCGTTGCAACCTGCAAGAATGGCTCTGCAATGCTATTCGTTTCGGCTCGCGTATCGTCGCTAGCCCTTCTTCCTCAAGGAAAGATCGAAGGCGCACGTCGTGCAAAAAGCATGGTGGCTAAAATGGATGAGCTGGGCTTTGGTGGATGTACCAACACCGGTGCTTGCGAGGCAGAATGTCCAAAGGGCATCTCTATTTCGCACATCGCTCGCCTAAACCGCGAATTCCTTTGCGCTAAGCTTGCTGAGTAAGCTTTAGCCAAACAAATCATAGAAAAAGCCTCGCATTTGCGGGGCTTTTTTTGTTTTCATGGATCTTGGCATTTAAAAAAAACTACTTTTGTTATCAGAAATATTGCCTTATACTGAAGACCTACTACTATTATTGATTAACTATAATTTTTCAAAATATCTAAACCATAATAGGAATGAACCGCTTTGTCCTCCGATGCATAGTTCGCGTACAACAACTCCCGTTTACTCCGTATGTAATGCTCTTTTTGCTGCTATTCCTTTTGGTAGGGTTGCCCTATTCGCCAGTCGATTACCTAAAGGGAGATTGGATAGAAACAGCTGCTCACAATCCGCTTCTAACCTTCGTTCTTACCTGTATTGTGGCGCCACTGGTGCTCTCGCTCATCTTTCTGTTTGCCCCCAACGTAAACCATAGTACGCCCAATAGCCTTAAAAGTAAGCGTACGGCAGGTGCCCCTGCACTAGTATTCGCCATTATAACCTTTTCGACATCCGGTCATATCCTAAACTCTATGGTAATGGGTGTGGTACTTTGCCTTTGCTACTATGGCTACTGTAAGCAGGGTAAAAAAGCAGCCTATTGGGCCGTGACAACCGTTCTCATTCTCCGAAATCTGCTGGTTTACCTTTATATCCTGTGCGCTGACAATGTGCAGGGATCTTTTGTACTAACACTAATCAAAAATCTCTAATGAACAGATCTCTTAAGCTACTCGCCTTTAACATCCTTTTCTCCTTAGTTGTTGGTGTACCTTTAAGTATGGTTGGCCTCATCTTCGAGGTGGTTGGTTTTCCCAAAAACGAAATTAGCGGCATAACAACCAGTCTTGGAATAGCCATTGCAACCGCAATAACCATTTACTACGGCTACCGAAAGAGGTACATGCAGCGTAGCGACTTTTCGTACAACCTTTCTGGCATTCAGGTAGGCTATACCTTTATCCTATTCCTGCTCCTTTTTGTCCTAATTGGCATTTTTAATGAGTACGTACCGCTACCCAACGTCTTCGATTGGATGAATGTTGACTTTACCTCTGCTGCAACCATTATTGCAGCCGTAATTGTTGCCCCTATTGGCGAGGAGATCATCTTTAGGGGAATGATCACCAAGCTGCTGCTCGAGGAATACCGCCCAGTAAAGGCCATAATCATCTCGGCGCTCATCTTTGGAATCATACACTTCAACCCGGCACAGATACCGGGAGCGTTTGTGATAGGACTACTCTTCGGCTGGCTCTACTACAGAACTCGAAGCGTAATTCCTGGTATAGTTCTTCACTTTATCAACAACGCGGTTGCTGTTGGTGGTGCAATCTACCTTGGAGAAGAGTGGGAGGTCAACAACAGTATTGTAGCAATTTCGTTACTCGTCCTTTCGCTTATTACCCTACCATTTATCTTTAAACGGGCGCAGCTCGCTTTTGCGAGAAACGAGGAGTATCCATAACAATGCATTATCCCGATTTGGAATAGCTAATGCCAATTCCCTATCGGGATATAAAGATCACAAACAAAGCATTTACTTATTAGTAATCCATTATCAACAACATAAACATACAACTTCAATGAAAGAATTCTTCAGCTTTCTTCTGTCTCCATACGACAAGCCTATGGTAGAAGGTTGGCGCAGTAAAGCGCGTTTTACACTAGGCTCTTTAGGTATTCTAGTTGTACTGCTACTGGCTAATGCAGCACTACAAATGCTCTACATCTATTTTACAG
Proteins encoded in this region:
- a CDS encoding alpha/beta fold hydrolase; translation: MEKFVMFGDTPLFYIDEGRGIPVMLLHGYLESSLVWDDFASNLKRTNRVIRLDLPGHGLSGEHGDVHTMEFMADAVRHVLALANVNKCILVGHSMGGYVTLAFAKKYPELLNGFVLFHSTPNPDSEEKRALRDKEIELLKEDKLELIARTTAPNGFARDNRKRFADFIDECVEMYSVNEKAGVIASLNGMKIREDMNEFVASTTIPHMFVFGMKDFYISWEVAEGLMAKFPKAETLVLENSGHMGFVEEPKKSLEAIVAFAEKCA
- a CDS encoding succinate dehydrogenase cytochrome b subunit — its product is MSNIFSSSIGKKLVMSLSGLFLIVFLLVHLGVNSLLMFDNTGRLFNLGAHFMATNPLIKVFEPVLAIGFLLHIVWAFTITLRNMQARPVRYAVNNQSGNATFASRNMFVLGVIVLGFLAIHLANFFVKIKFTGSPLLAEVDVDGVMMENAYGLVVELFRNPIYSVVYVVWIIALWFHLTHGFWSAFQTVGLNNQIWIKRWKAVAYAYATIVAVGFAIIPLFFLLGLDA
- a CDS encoding fumarate reductase/succinate dehydrogenase flavoprotein subunit; this translates as MKQFDSKIPAGPLADKWKNHKAAIKVVSPANKRKLDIIVVGTGLGGASAAASLADLGYNVKVFCISDSPRRAHSIAAQGGINAAKNYQNDNDSVYRLFYDTIKGGDYRAREANVYRLAEVSGAIIDQCVAQGVPFARDYGGLLDNRSFGGAQVSRTFYAKGQTGQQLLLGAYAALNKGIARGNIKSYVRHEMLDVVIIDGKARGIITRNLVTGEIERHGAHAVVLATGGYGNVFFLSTNAMNSNGSAAWQAYKKGAMFANPCFTQIHPTCIPVHGDQQSKLTLMSESLRNDGRIWVPKKKEDVEKIRKKQIKASSIAEEDRDYYLERRYPAFGNLVPRDVASRAAKERCDAGFGVNETGLAVFLDFSTAINRLGQKTIEARYGNLFQMYEKITDVNPYEEPMMIYPAVHYTMGGLWCDYNLMTNIPGLYAIGEANFSDHGANRLGASALMQGLADGYFILPYTIGDYLSHEITSPKVNTNTSEFEEAEKAVKARIEKLFSIKGKKTVDELHKELGHIMWDLVGMARNEKGLEQAVERIKALREEFWKNVYVPGTNNSFNPEIEKALRLADFLEMGEVMAYDAYNRNESCGGHFREEFQTEEGEAKRNDEEYTYVACWEYTGEGQKPELNKEPLNFEFIKVAQRNYKE
- a CDS encoding succinate dehydrogenase/fumarate reductase iron-sulfur subunit, with amino-acid sequence MENKLNLTLKVWRQADAKSKGRFETYKVNDISTESSFLEMLDIVNNNLIHEGKEPIAFDHDCREGICGMCSLYIDGRAHGPDDDITTCQLHMRKFKNGDTITIEPWRSAAFPVIKDLVVDRQAFDKILQAGGFVTVNTGGIPDGNAIPISKEKADESMDAASCIGCGACVATCKNGSAMLFVSARVSSLALLPQGKIEGARRAKSMVAKMDELGFGGCTNTGACEAECPKGISISHIARLNREFLCAKLAE
- a CDS encoding CPBP family intramembrane glutamic endopeptidase, encoding MNRSLKLLAFNILFSLVVGVPLSMVGLIFEVVGFPKNEISGITTSLGIAIATAITIYYGYRKRYMQRSDFSYNLSGIQVGYTFILFLLLFVLIGIFNEYVPLPNVFDWMNVDFTSAATIIAAVIVAPIGEEIIFRGMITKLLLEEYRPVKAIIISALIFGIIHFNPAQIPGAFVIGLLFGWLYYRTRSVIPGIVLHFINNAVAVGGAIYLGEEWEVNNSIVAISLLVLSLITLPFIFKRAQLAFARNEEYP